A genomic segment from Polyangium mundeleinium encodes:
- a CDS encoding ABC transporter ATP-binding protein: MIEVERLSKSYGAFRAVSDVSFHVERGEVVGFLGPNGAGKSTTLRMLAGFLGPSAGRIRIGGHDIAEEPLLAREKLGYMPETSPLYPEMRVREYLAFRAEVKRVPRGARSKAVERAAEEARVDDVADVLVRHLSKGYRQRVGLADALLGDPPVLILDEPTAGLDPNQIREVRELVKRRGKDHAILISTHILSEVEATCSRALVVARGKLVASGTIEELREMRRASGLRIVVRGEAAHALGVVRALPEVAGAEVDAGHAPAADATALLVEYRRAEGGAEAAERVVAALVGARLGVREVVPRAATLEQVFSELTRGDEEAAEVQT; this comes from the coding sequence ATGATCGAAGTGGAGCGCCTCTCCAAGTCGTACGGCGCCTTTCGCGCCGTGTCGGATGTGTCGTTTCACGTCGAGCGCGGCGAGGTCGTGGGGTTCCTCGGGCCGAACGGCGCAGGAAAAAGCACGACGCTACGCATGCTGGCCGGGTTCCTCGGGCCGAGCGCGGGGCGGATTCGCATCGGGGGGCACGACATCGCCGAGGAGCCGCTGCTCGCGCGGGAAAAGCTCGGGTACATGCCCGAGACGTCGCCGCTCTATCCGGAGATGCGGGTGCGCGAGTATCTCGCCTTCCGCGCCGAGGTGAAGCGCGTGCCCCGCGGCGCGCGGTCCAAGGCGGTCGAGCGGGCTGCGGAGGAGGCGCGGGTCGACGATGTCGCGGATGTGCTCGTTCGGCACCTGTCGAAGGGATACCGGCAGCGCGTGGGGCTCGCGGATGCGCTGCTCGGGGATCCGCCGGTGCTGATCCTCGACGAGCCCACAGCAGGGCTTGATCCGAACCAGATCCGCGAGGTGCGCGAGCTCGTGAAGCGACGCGGGAAGGACCACGCGATCCTGATCTCGACGCACATCCTGTCGGAGGTCGAGGCGACGTGCTCGCGCGCGCTCGTGGTCGCGCGAGGCAAGCTCGTGGCGTCGGGGACCATCGAGGAGCTGCGTGAGATGCGGAGGGCCTCGGGGCTCCGGATCGTCGTGCGCGGGGAGGCGGCGCACGCGCTCGGGGTCGTTCGCGCGCTCCCGGAGGTCGCGGGGGCCGAGGTGGATGCGGGGCACGCGCCGGCGGCGGATGCGACGGCGCTCCTCGTCGAGTATCGACGCGCCGAGGGTGGTGCCGAAGCGGCCGAGCGGGTCGTCGCGGCGCTCGTCGGCGCGAGGCTCGGGGTGCGCGAGGTGGTGCCGCGCGCGGCGACGCTCGAGCAGGTCTTCTCCGAGCTCACGCGCGGCGACGAGGAAGCGGCCGAGGTGCAGACGTGA